Proteins encoded by one window of Streptomyces sp. NBC_01707:
- a CDS encoding MFS transporter: MTPGTAPSDIRHHPVLRALFAAEFVSVLGSSLTIVAIPWLILTETGSARAMGVVMAAQMAGSALLGTLGASWAGRAGPRRTMLLGDACRGVLIALVPLFTAAGPLAVPLTAVAMFVIGGLIAPYAAAQQAMLPGIVGEEERLLSRATAALQGTMRLSMMLGPPLAGALVGLLGATPVVLVDAASFAVSLVLLHRCLPKEAATVPPARPSRFGSAGVRTLLADPLTATWSLALVCSEFAWQGLFAAIPVVALEFGGRGATVAGVLSGSFAAAALTGTLLVGPLLRRLPAAVLAVGGRLLLALSFFALLLPLGVTAVLCCLVVAGLLNGISSAPVSAVRALRLPASLRSEALTVATAVALAGGTCGLIFSSSSIQATGARTVFLALALAQATAAVLHVVGLLAARRPVVVLRQDTAG; encoded by the coding sequence GTGACGCCTGGGACCGCGCCCTCGGACATCCGACACCACCCGGTCCTGCGGGCCCTGTTCGCCGCCGAGTTCGTGTCGGTGCTCGGCAGCTCCCTGACCATTGTCGCTATTCCGTGGCTCATACTCACTGAGACCGGATCGGCCCGTGCCATGGGCGTGGTGATGGCGGCCCAGATGGCCGGGTCCGCCCTGCTCGGCACGTTGGGTGCCTCGTGGGCCGGACGCGCCGGGCCCCGCCGCACGATGCTGCTGGGTGACGCCTGCCGCGGCGTGCTGATCGCACTCGTCCCGCTGTTCACAGCCGCCGGTCCCCTTGCGGTGCCCCTCACCGCGGTCGCGATGTTCGTCATTGGCGGTCTCATCGCCCCCTATGCCGCCGCTCAGCAGGCGATGCTCCCCGGTATCGTCGGAGAGGAAGAGAGGCTGCTGAGCCGCGCCACCGCGGCCTTGCAGGGCACGATGCGGCTCAGCATGATGCTCGGCCCGCCCCTGGCAGGAGCGTTGGTCGGCCTGCTCGGCGCGACCCCAGTGGTCCTGGTGGACGCCGCGAGCTTTGCGGTGTCTCTCGTGCTGCTGCACCGCTGTCTGCCGAAAGAGGCCGCGACCGTGCCGCCGGCACGGCCGTCGCGCTTTGGTTCGGCGGGCGTGCGCACCTTGCTGGCCGACCCGCTGACGGCAACCTGGTCCCTGGCGCTGGTCTGCTCAGAGTTTGCCTGGCAGGGCCTGTTCGCGGCGATCCCCGTGGTGGCGCTGGAGTTCGGGGGCCGCGGAGCGACGGTGGCCGGCGTGCTGTCTGGTTCGTTCGCTGCCGCAGCCCTAACAGGGACCCTTCTGGTCGGACCTCTGCTGCGGCGGCTGCCCGCAGCGGTGCTCGCGGTGGGCGGGCGGCTGCTGCTCGCGCTGTCCTTCTTCGCGCTGCTGCTGCCGCTCGGCGTGACCGCCGTGCTGTGCTGTTTGGTGGTTGCCGGTCTCCTCAACGGCATATCAAGCGCACCGGTCTCGGCGGTGCGGGCGCTGCGCCTGCCGGCCAGCCTGCGCTCCGAAGCGCTTACCGTAGCCACAGCCGTCGCCCTGGCTGGCGGGACCTGCGGTCTGATCTTCAGCAGCTCCTCGATCCAGGCGACCGGCGCGCGGACCGTGTTCCTCGCTCTCGCCCTGGCCCAGGCCACGGCTGCCGTGCTGCACGTCGTCGGCCTGCTGGCCGCCCGCCGCCCGGTCGTCGTCCTGCGACAGGACACCGCCGGTTAG
- a CDS encoding asparagine synthase-related protein produces MAGIAGWIDGDRDLTEQHVAVARMASGLVVRARHDGTDWTGRRAALVQRTDRAWRGPTGPAAVQENSRTVAVAVCDGYLRNADNLWNALGGATGPGCPPPSASEVIVRAYLRWGSELAERLEGLYAFAVWDERSGELLLGRDRIGIKPLSYTVTDGGVLFASDVAVLAAHPLVTPEADAGALCALLTLMREDSRGALRGIREVPPATVLRFTGHTVRAHRYWRLEAHEHVLDAEATTREADHLLRASVAADIAGHEPAVLLSGGLDSSVLAGLVATGTQRAPVTATVAFARSASRIPDRPFIEDVVRFWDCDHEDVLVDVDQVCDPVTLSEVLAAKDYPTPWGDKNVTPYMLSRSLSARASVGLSGEAADTMFGGLYGDLDGVPELTTFPWLEQARRFGVAHGIGTGLFDPDLLRVLDLDGYLERVFQESVAQVPVLPGDSPGRRTVRQIDYLTVTRLLEQTMLHTERLGAAAGIQMRFPFADPALYSFMYNVPVSMKFTGGRTKSILRDLAAGLVPHSVLERKKSTFPALYDPRYKASVVSRLRDLLDDSSAPVHAVTDLGAAARVVADPALLDRGGWFGRADVEMLFQVDAWLRRHQVRLRI; encoded by the coding sequence ATGGCGGGCATCGCGGGATGGATCGACGGCGACCGTGATCTGACGGAGCAACACGTAGCGGTGGCCCGGATGGCGTCCGGACTCGTCGTGCGCGCCCGGCACGATGGCACCGACTGGACGGGACGGCGCGCCGCGCTCGTGCAGCGCACGGACCGGGCCTGGCGGGGGCCGACCGGGCCGGCCGCGGTCCAGGAAAACAGCCGCACGGTCGCCGTCGCGGTGTGCGACGGATACCTGCGTAACGCCGACAATCTGTGGAACGCGCTGGGTGGCGCCACCGGTCCGGGCTGCCCGCCGCCCTCGGCGTCCGAGGTGATCGTGCGCGCCTACCTGCGCTGGGGGAGTGAGCTGGCCGAGCGGCTGGAGGGACTGTATGCCTTCGCTGTCTGGGACGAACGCTCCGGCGAACTTCTGCTCGGTCGCGACCGGATCGGCATCAAGCCGCTCAGCTACACCGTGACGGATGGCGGCGTCCTGTTCGCGTCGGACGTCGCCGTGCTGGCCGCGCATCCCTTGGTCACCCCGGAGGCGGACGCCGGCGCCTTGTGCGCCCTGCTCACCCTGATGCGCGAGGACAGCCGGGGCGCGCTGCGCGGTATCCGCGAAGTGCCTCCGGCCACGGTCCTGCGGTTCACCGGGCATACCGTTCGTGCCCACCGGTACTGGAGGCTGGAGGCGCACGAGCATGTGCTCGACGCGGAGGCGACAACGAGGGAGGCCGACCATCTGCTGCGCGCCTCCGTGGCTGCCGACATCGCTGGGCATGAACCGGCCGTACTCCTCTCAGGCGGCCTGGACTCCAGCGTGCTCGCGGGACTGGTCGCCACCGGCACTCAGCGCGCGCCCGTCACTGCCACAGTGGCCTTCGCCCGGTCTGCGTCCCGGATACCCGACCGCCCCTTTATCGAGGATGTTGTCCGCTTCTGGGACTGCGACCACGAGGATGTCCTCGTCGACGTTGACCAGGTTTGCGACCCGGTCACGTTGTCTGAGGTGCTCGCCGCCAAGGACTATCCCACTCCTTGGGGCGACAAGAACGTCACCCCGTACATGCTGAGTCGGTCTCTGTCGGCGCGCGCCTCTGTCGGCCTATCGGGGGAGGCGGCGGACACCATGTTCGGCGGCCTCTACGGCGACCTGGACGGCGTACCCGAACTGACCACCTTTCCCTGGCTGGAGCAGGCCCGCCGGTTCGGCGTTGCACACGGCATCGGCACCGGACTGTTCGACCCTGACCTATTGCGCGTCCTGGACCTCGACGGATACCTGGAGCGCGTCTTTCAGGAGTCGGTTGCGCAGGTGCCCGTGCTACCGGGCGACTCACCGGGCCGCCGCACGGTACGGCAGATCGACTACCTGACAGTGACCCGGCTGCTCGAACAGACCATGCTGCATACCGAACGCCTTGGCGCGGCAGCCGGGATACAGATGCGCTTCCCCTTCGCTGACCCCGCGCTCTACTCGTTCATGTACAACGTGCCGGTCTCCATGAAGTTCACCGGGGGCCGCACCAAGAGCATTCTGCGTGACCTAGCGGCGGGCCTTGTTCCCCACTCGGTGCTAGAGCGTAAGAAATCCACTTTCCCTGCCCTTTACGACCCCCGCTACAAGGCGTCCGTCGTGTCCCGGCTGCGGGACCTGCTTGACGACTCGTCGGCACCCGTGCACGCCGTGACGGACCTGGGCGCCGCCGCTCGCGTCGTCGCCGACCCGGCACTGCTGGACCGGGGCGGCTGGTTCGGCCGTGCCGACGTCGAGATGCTCTTCCAGGTCGACGCGTGGTTGCGCCGCCACCAGGTACGGCTGCGGATCTGA
- a CDS encoding class I SAM-dependent methyltransferase, with product MNLGDLTAQQIRSMNYNELISVVRETNRPPGGVRTISNLAARAHLGKDSHVLEIGTSTGITAIELARLVGCRVTAIDINERSIAEARRRAESLGVAHLITFEVNDATATGYPDDTFDMVFCGNVTSLIPDRAQALAEYSRVVKPGGFIAAIPMYYVKQPSEQLLADVTAAIQVTVEPLEEAYWLDFFLGDGRVPFTQEQYTFDWISDEVVDSFVRDILARPHLDELSAEAREALVEQYAVYMRLFRDNLSEMGYTELLVRCEVDELGEPELFTASPVLPRS from the coding sequence ATGAATCTTGGCGACCTGACCGCTCAGCAGATCCGCTCCATGAACTACAACGAACTGATCTCCGTCGTGCGGGAGACCAACCGGCCGCCCGGTGGCGTCAGGACCATCTCGAACCTCGCCGCCCGTGCCCATCTCGGCAAGGACAGCCACGTCCTGGAAATCGGAACCAGCACCGGCATCACGGCCATTGAGCTGGCCCGGCTGGTGGGCTGCCGCGTCACGGCGATCGACATCAACGAGCGCAGTATCGCCGAGGCCCGCCGCCGTGCCGAGAGCCTCGGTGTGGCGCACCTCATCACCTTCGAGGTCAACGACGCCACTGCGACGGGCTACCCCGACGACACCTTCGACATGGTCTTCTGCGGCAATGTGACCTCCCTCATCCCCGACCGCGCGCAGGCACTTGCCGAGTACTCCCGAGTGGTCAAGCCTGGAGGCTTCATCGCAGCAATCCCGATGTATTACGTGAAGCAGCCCTCCGAGCAGCTGCTCGCGGACGTCACCGCAGCGATCCAGGTGACGGTCGAGCCACTCGAGGAGGCCTACTGGCTGGACTTCTTCCTCGGCGATGGCCGCGTCCCGTTCACCCAGGAGCAGTACACCTTCGACTGGATCTCCGACGAGGTAGTGGACTCTTTCGTCCGCGACATCCTCGCCCGACCGCACCTTGACGAGCTGTCGGCCGAGGCTCGTGAGGCTCTGGTGGAGCAGTACGCGGTCTACATGCGCCTGTTCCGCGACAACCTCTCCGAGATGGGCTACACCGAGCTGCTGGTGCGCTGCGAGGTTGACGAGCTGGGCGAGCCCGAGCTCTTCACTGCCAGCCCGGTACTCCCGCGTTCTTGA
- the panD gene encoding aspartate 1-decarboxylase, with protein sequence MLRTMFKSKIHRATVTQADLHYVGSVTIDADLLDTADLLPGELVHIVDITNGARLETYVIEGERGSGVIGINGAAAHLIRPGDLVIIISYAQVADDEARTLNPRVVHVDGDNRIVAVGADSSEPVPGSDQRRSPQAVRD encoded by the coding sequence ATGCTTCGAACTATGTTCAAGTCAAAGATTCATCGCGCCACCGTGACTCAAGCTGACCTGCACTACGTGGGATCGGTAACTATAGATGCGGACCTGCTCGATACCGCCGATCTACTGCCCGGCGAGCTCGTCCACATTGTTGACATCACCAACGGCGCGCGGCTGGAAACATACGTCATCGAAGGCGAGCGCGGTTCCGGCGTCATCGGGATAAACGGTGCTGCCGCGCACCTCATTAGGCCGGGTGACCTAGTGATCATCATCAGCTACGCTCAGGTAGCTGATGATGAGGCCCGGACGCTCAACCCACGGGTCGTACACGTGGACGGTGACAACCGCATCGTGGCAGTGGGCGCCGACTCGTCCGAGCCAGTGCCGGGATCGGATCAGCGCCGCAGTCCTCAGGCTGTCAGAGACTGA
- a CDS encoding condensation domain-containing protein, whose translation MTSTPHSVPLSVGQEAMKVAWQLDPHAWTNIIPFPLAVRGTLDLGRLSVAVGALAAAFPHLRGRVTADPGGNRLDWSDAPPIPLTEITTELGREEAVRHAWQVPFDLHTGPLARVQVITGPDWQVLLLCVHHLVSDGASMLLLLEALRQAYTGEPVTVPHDPYALEAHALRSARLSQTADGERHRAYWTAELGTDVPDLRLPAAPETPPRYSMVSDLLPADLVAGLRARAAACGVSYVTALMAGYYALLRRHSGASDVLSFVPFHGRTLEEAQQQVGYFVNLLPVRARMGRSDTYVDLMRQLRGRVKSALTHGDLPQPTIMRCAGMVGPQARELTHRSLFQYWHAGLRDGLDVMDLRLTVPGSQAVLSLLDIESTAGFTLAVMVRQDSAGTHVLWKDPAGALGESVLATLAADYHEVLWTIADDPDTPLIETVGTPDVLTAATNPAAAGTTVNAAALAAMTEVWEDILGIDGIDPKDSFFELGGHSLLAESLVIDVSRRFGHEVELRALFTWPRLVEFTEHVVGLLA comes from the coding sequence ATGACCAGCACCCCGCACAGCGTGCCCCTTTCAGTGGGGCAAGAGGCCATGAAGGTGGCCTGGCAACTCGATCCGCATGCCTGGACCAACATCATCCCGTTCCCGCTCGCCGTGCGTGGCACGCTCGACCTCGGCCGGCTGTCCGTCGCCGTCGGCGCCCTGGCCGCTGCCTTTCCCCATCTCCGTGGCCGGGTCACCGCCGACCCCGGAGGTAACCGCCTTGATTGGTCCGACGCCCCGCCGATCCCGCTCACTGAGATCACGACCGAGCTGGGCCGCGAGGAGGCAGTGCGGCACGCCTGGCAGGTGCCGTTCGACCTGCACACCGGCCCCCTGGCGCGAGTGCAGGTCATCACTGGCCCTGACTGGCAGGTGCTGCTGCTGTGCGTGCACCATCTCGTGAGCGATGGCGCGTCCATGCTGCTCCTGCTGGAGGCACTGCGCCAGGCCTACACCGGCGAGCCCGTCACCGTTCCGCACGACCCGTACGCACTGGAGGCCCACGCCTTGCGCTCTGCGCGGCTGTCGCAGACCGCGGACGGCGAGCGGCACCGGGCTTACTGGACGGCCGAACTCGGCACCGATGTACCCGATCTCCGGCTTCCCGCCGCCCCTGAAACGCCGCCTCGATACAGCATGGTGAGCGACCTACTGCCTGCCGACCTGGTCGCCGGGCTGCGCGCCCGTGCCGCGGCTTGCGGAGTTTCGTACGTCACCGCCCTGATGGCGGGCTACTACGCCCTGCTGCGGCGGCACAGCGGCGCGTCGGATGTCTTGTCATTCGTTCCCTTCCACGGCCGGACGTTGGAAGAGGCCCAGCAGCAGGTGGGGTACTTCGTCAACCTGCTACCCGTACGGGCCCGCATGGGTAGGTCGGACACCTACGTCGATCTCATGCGACAGCTACGCGGCCGGGTCAAGAGCGCGCTCACCCATGGCGATCTCCCGCAGCCGACGATCATGCGGTGTGCGGGCATGGTCGGACCGCAGGCTCGAGAGTTGACGCACCGCAGCCTGTTCCAGTATTGGCACGCGGGCCTGCGCGACGGGCTTGACGTGATGGATCTGCGGCTGACCGTGCCCGGGTCACAGGCCGTCTTGAGCCTGCTTGATATCGAGAGTACCGCGGGCTTCACCCTGGCTGTGATGGTCCGTCAGGACAGTGCGGGAACCCACGTGCTGTGGAAGGACCCGGCCGGAGCACTGGGCGAATCCGTTCTCGCGACGCTGGCCGCCGACTACCACGAGGTGCTCTGGACGATCGCCGACGACCCCGACACCCCTCTCATCGAGACAGTCGGGACGCCCGACGTCCTCACGGCGGCCACCAACCCCGCGGCTGCGGGCACCACCGTCAACGCTGCCGCCCTGGCCGCGATGACCGAGGTGTGGGAGGACATCCTGGGAATCGACGGTATCGACCCAAAGGACAGCTTCTTCGAACTCGGAGGGCATTCGCTCCTTGCCGAGAGCCTCGTCATCGACGTCTCGCGCCGGTTCGGCCACGAGGTGGAGCTGCGCGCCCTGTTCACCTGGCCGCGCCTGGTGGAGTTCACCGAGCACGTCGTGGGACTGCTGGCGTGA
- a CDS encoding condensation domain-containing protein: protein MTATPAGAPADVWRSVPHRMSIGLNHQLRDDGSLPSENLTCFVFAFPGLTVDVPRLERALARAVTVNPALAHRYRVDPDYGPQYREADWRPTVYVVETTGADEEGVWAEARRVADAEMLAPFDLRDGRLLRVVCVRGSSGAGTALVIKVDHTVCDGLSYAQLLDDLSVAYECNDEAENFAPTRRRASLARVAAAERRILAGAQRDELRAAWHDRLPEGVPDMVLGKPTPWRACTAEGEQAAVVLTGSAYKRHARQAADLSVSSFMLATAKLLHAMRPSVLGPDLSFFSPFPGRFVPAARGVLGNFVSVLPVTVDVPRVAGLPATVEAVREGVLWTMHHQGIPFDAILEAVGNADATSGEFAYQRRSIFFSGNPVMRLELEGIRGELSVPTLTDAMFDLSLWISDTGSELRVSGIFRKQLLDRALVEAWLAALC from the coding sequence TTGACAGCCACTCCCGCCGGAGCGCCGGCCGACGTCTGGCGCAGCGTCCCACACCGCATGAGCATCGGCCTGAACCATCAGCTGCGCGACGACGGCTCGCTGCCCTCGGAGAACCTGACGTGCTTCGTGTTCGCCTTCCCTGGCTTGACCGTGGATGTCCCCCGGCTGGAACGCGCGCTAGCCCGGGCGGTGACCGTCAACCCCGCACTCGCCCACCGCTACCGAGTCGACCCGGACTACGGGCCGCAGTACCGAGAAGCGGACTGGCGGCCGACCGTCTACGTGGTCGAGACGACAGGTGCCGATGAGGAGGGGGTGTGGGCAGAAGCCCGCCGCGTCGCGGACGCGGAGATGCTCGCCCCCTTCGACCTACGCGACGGACGCCTGCTGCGGGTCGTTTGCGTGCGCGGTTCGAGCGGCGCGGGAACCGCCCTGGTGATCAAGGTTGACCACACCGTGTGCGACGGACTGTCATACGCCCAGTTGCTCGACGACCTCTCGGTAGCCTACGAGTGCAATGACGAGGCGGAGAACTTTGCCCCCACCCGGCGCCGTGCTTCCCTCGCCAGGGTCGCCGCCGCCGAGCGCCGCATCCTGGCGGGTGCCCAGCGGGATGAGCTGCGGGCGGCATGGCACGATCGGCTACCCGAAGGCGTCCCCGACATGGTGCTCGGCAAACCGACCCCCTGGCGCGCCTGCACGGCGGAGGGCGAGCAGGCCGCGGTCGTACTCACCGGAAGCGCGTACAAGCGGCATGCCCGGCAAGCCGCCGACCTGTCAGTTTCGAGCTTCATGCTCGCCACCGCGAAGCTCCTTCACGCGATGCGCCCAAGTGTGCTCGGACCGGACCTCAGCTTCTTCTCCCCGTTTCCCGGGCGATTCGTGCCCGCGGCCCGGGGCGTGCTCGGCAACTTCGTCAGCGTGCTTCCCGTCACCGTGGATGTCCCGCGCGTCGCCGGACTGCCCGCGACCGTCGAGGCGGTGCGCGAAGGCGTGCTGTGGACGATGCATCACCAGGGCATCCCCTTCGACGCGATCTTGGAAGCGGTGGGGAACGCCGATGCCACGAGCGGGGAATTCGCCTACCAACGCCGGTCGATCTTCTTCTCCGGCAACCCAGTCATGCGACTCGAATTGGAGGGCATAAGAGGCGAGCTGAGCGTGCCGACTTTGACGGACGCGATGTTTGACCTCAGTCTGTGGATCTCCGACACGGGCAGCGAACTGCGGGTCAGCGGCATCTTCCGCAAGCAGCTCCTCGATCGCGCCCTCGTAGAGGCCTGGCTGGCTGCTCTGTGCTGA
- a CDS encoding amino acid--tRNA ligase-related protein — translation MDDPMYASLVDLQDLVNYETAAFWRARRVKALHLPVTTSSISSPMGLGSDSLPVQVDLFGIPTYLADSMQFLLEYGCRIADTGCYYLMPSFRGEETDATHLSQFFHSEAEIPGGLDDVIDVADAYLRHLTEAVLRELEAPVAQIAGGVEHLTDFLAKPTTRMTFDDAVATLDGSDEYFEFHDGWRTITRAGERRLMELHGPAVWLTHFDQLSVPFYQAHDNTGLKALNADLLIGPGEVIGCGERHTEAAQAHNALTAHGVSPDDYDWYLRMKKDKPLHTSGFGMGVERFFMWVLRHDDVRDLQLLERANGVLTTP, via the coding sequence TTGGACGATCCCATGTACGCGTCCCTCGTCGATCTTCAGGACCTGGTGAACTACGAGACGGCCGCATTCTGGCGGGCCCGCCGGGTCAAAGCGCTGCACCTGCCGGTGACCACGTCCTCGATCTCCTCGCCTATGGGCCTCGGCAGCGACTCGCTGCCGGTACAGGTGGACCTGTTCGGCATCCCCACCTACCTTGCCGACTCGATGCAGTTCCTGCTGGAGTACGGCTGCCGTATCGCAGACACCGGCTGCTACTACCTGATGCCCAGTTTCCGGGGCGAGGAGACGGACGCCACCCACCTCAGCCAGTTCTTCCACAGCGAAGCTGAGATCCCCGGCGGCTTGGACGACGTCATCGACGTTGCCGACGCCTACCTGCGTCATCTCACGGAGGCGGTCCTGCGCGAGCTGGAGGCCCCGGTCGCTCAGATCGCCGGCGGCGTCGAGCACCTCACCGACTTCCTGGCCAAGCCCACCACCCGCATGACGTTCGACGATGCCGTGGCCACCCTCGACGGCTCCGACGAGTACTTCGAGTTCCACGACGGGTGGCGCACCATCACCCGGGCGGGCGAACGCCGACTGATGGAACTGCACGGTCCGGCCGTTTGGCTGACCCACTTCGACCAACTGTCTGTGCCGTTCTACCAGGCCCACGACAACACCGGTCTCAAGGCCCTCAACGCCGACCTGCTGATCGGCCCGGGTGAGGTCATCGGCTGCGGCGAGCGCCACACCGAGGCCGCCCAGGCCCACAACGCCCTCACCGCGCACGGCGTCAGCCCAGACGACTACGACTGGTACCTGCGCATGAAGAAGGACAAGCCTCTGCACACCAGCGGCTTCGGGATGGGCGTCGAGCGCTTCTTCATGTGGGTGCTCCGCCACGACGACGTACGCGACCTGCAACTCCTGGAGCGCGCCAACGGCGTGCTCACCACCCCTTGA